The following are encoded together in the Planococcus antarcticus DSM 14505 genome:
- a CDS encoding DUF4181 domain-containing protein produces MYENNSSFWLDLLVILGPFFILTYLFNSIMRRWLKVEKPKMFSHNHVNVKHKKIDWTIRGLIVVLMIIGAFVNINRIPLEPILFLEPWFLLLILVTVTEIVRAVMEKKYVENPNAYIYTVS; encoded by the coding sequence ATGTATGAAAATAACTCATCTTTTTGGCTGGACCTGCTCGTCATACTTGGCCCGTTTTTCATACTGACCTATTTGTTTAATAGCATTATGAGAAGATGGTTGAAAGTTGAAAAGCCAAAGATGTTCTCGCATAACCACGTTAATGTCAAACACAAGAAAATCGATTGGACCATTAGAGGTCTTATTGTTGTCTTGATGATTATCGGTGCGTTTGTAAACATTAACAGAATTCCGTTAGAACCTATTTTATTCTTGGAACCCTGGTTTTTGTTGTTGATTTTAGTAACTGTGACCGAAATCGTACGAGCAGTTATGGAAAAGAAATATGTAGAAAATCCGAATGCTTACATTTATACCGTCAGCTAA
- a CDS encoding DoxX-like family protein, translated as MKPKPIYVEIEVQDDVEKVWKYTQQPKLHEQWDLRFSSITYNDKLPGENMQTFTYSTKVMPGIQISGWGESQGTHEKASGEKTSALHFGTEQLLSPIAEGKGYWKYMPHEKGTTFLTQYDYDVRYGVLGKWVDRLFRPVMGWGTALSFDVLKRWIEAGESPKTQYRRFFAFYAICFLFAFVWFYQGLVPKVLTQHPLEISMLTQLSPLTAAQGATAVIWIGVAEILFACCWLVPKLQKPLLKLQVIIFPFLTLSAIIAAPAVAIAPFNVITLNVTLWILSIIGLLLHEQLPTAKSCKRKRGKAA; from the coding sequence ATGAAGCCGAAGCCGATTTATGTTGAAATTGAAGTGCAAGATGATGTAGAAAAAGTATGGAAGTATACCCAGCAGCCAAAGCTGCATGAACAATGGGATTTACGTTTTTCTTCGATTACATATAACGACAAGCTACCGGGAGAGAATATGCAAACTTTTACCTACTCCACAAAAGTGATGCCCGGCATTCAAATATCAGGGTGGGGTGAAAGTCAAGGCACACATGAAAAAGCGAGCGGTGAAAAAACTTCTGCTTTGCATTTTGGTACAGAGCAATTGCTGTCGCCTATTGCTGAAGGCAAAGGTTATTGGAAATACATGCCTCATGAAAAAGGCACCACATTTTTAACGCAATATGATTATGATGTTCGGTATGGTGTTCTGGGAAAGTGGGTTGACCGATTATTTCGCCCGGTGATGGGATGGGGAACTGCTTTAAGTTTCGATGTGTTAAAGCGATGGATTGAAGCAGGAGAAAGTCCGAAAACCCAATATCGTCGTTTTTTTGCTTTTTATGCCATTTGTTTTTTGTTTGCGTTTGTTTGGTTTTACCAAGGATTGGTCCCGAAAGTCTTAACGCAACATCCTCTAGAAATTAGCATGTTGACGCAGCTGTCGCCATTAACTGCTGCACAAGGCGCTACTGCGGTTATTTGGATCGGTGTAGCAGAGATATTATTTGCCTGTTGCTGGCTCGTGCCGAAACTGCAGAAACCTTTGCTGAAGCTGCAAGTCATCATTTTCCCTTTCCTTACATTGAGTGCAATCATTGCCGCTCCAGCCGTAGCCATTGCACCTTTTAATGTCATCACGCTAAACGTCACTCTGTGGATTTTATCGATCATCGGATTGCTGCTCCATGAACAGCTCCCGACTGCAAAAAGCTGCAAAAGAAAGAGAGGGAAAGCCGCTTGA
- a CDS encoding DUF4166 domain-containing protein yields the protein MTIYSTLLGKKFEQLHPKLQYRYALPLDQTFYADGKMQQIQTGSKLLFPLYLLASKLNFLFPESGENIPFTIANRCRINQEGEAEVSWERSFFFPESVRKFNAKMTLDLEKRLVKDFLGDVPLFYSDLLFDVTKEGFLMITSGTQKVVVGKKELTIPKLFKGRVFVLEGYDEVKDVYTIHVSIYNSLIGRIMRYAGEFTESVR from the coding sequence TTGACTATTTACTCGACTTTATTAGGAAAGAAGTTTGAACAGCTGCACCCGAAACTGCAGTATCGCTATGCCTTACCTTTGGACCAGACTTTTTATGCAGATGGGAAGATGCAGCAAATACAAACTGGCAGTAAGCTGCTTTTTCCTTTGTATCTCCTTGCATCTAAGCTCAATTTTTTATTTCCTGAAAGCGGGGAAAATATTCCTTTTACAATTGCCAACCGCTGCCGCATCAATCAAGAGGGCGAGGCTGAAGTTTCTTGGGAAAGATCGTTTTTCTTTCCAGAGTCGGTGCGCAAGTTCAATGCCAAAATGACACTCGATTTGGAAAAGCGGCTGGTGAAGGACTTCTTGGGTGATGTGCCTTTATTCTACTCAGATTTACTGTTTGATGTTACAAAGGAAGGTTTTCTGATGATCACTTCCGGAACACAAAAAGTTGTGGTGGGTAAGAAGGAATTGACTATCCCAAAACTCTTTAAAGGACGGGTTTTTGTGCTGGAAGGATACGACGAAGTAAAGGATGTCTACACCATCCATGTATCCATCTACAATAGCTTGATAGGAAGGATTATGAGGTATGCTGGTGAATTTACGGAAAGCGTTAGGTAA